A region of Ficedula albicollis isolate OC2 chromosome 10, FicAlb1.5, whole genome shotgun sequence DNA encodes the following proteins:
- the AEN gene encoding apoptosis-enhancing nuclease isoform X1, protein MAPGCAICRGAGCPGLRAPFSGGGAWGPHGTHAPCAPPAGMPPGKGQMIPLLPAPQGTHVPGAGGCAQPPKGPSSPQGRSKKRSRKHQRFMERRAVLEQKGLLSPHGRLGTQTPKAGLEALYTTDGTAAPRCDKVPKPKQMASSSLSPSASPDSIARHHSVLLSQGSGSSQRVRTSSPVLRPGKYVAIDCEMVGTGPQGKLSELARCSVVNYEGDVIYDKYVRPELPIVDYRTRWSGITKRHMQNAIPFKAAQAEIQKILKDKIVVGHAIHNDFQALKYFHPKDRTRDTSQSPELKKRAGLPVRANVSLKNLAMHLLHKKIQVGRHGHSSVEDAQTAMELYRLVEVEWEKELAHSLPPRPPSPVTDPAADSSQYLDDQYWPTELMASSL, encoded by the exons atggctcctggctgtgccatctGCAGGGGGGCGGGTTGCCCTGGGCTACGTGCCCCCTTTTCCGGCGGGGGAGCGTGGGGTCCGCACGGCACTCATGCCCCCTGTGCACCTCCAGCAGGAATGCCGCCAGGCAAAGGACAGATGATCCCGCTGCTGCCCGCCCCGCAGGGCACCCATGTCCCCGGCGCGGGGGGCTGCGCTCAGCCCCCGAAGGGTCCCAGCTCGCCGCAGGGTCGCAGCAAGAAGAGGAGCCGCAAGCACCAGCGGTTCATGGAGCGCCGGGCggtgctggagcagaagggGCTGCTGAGCCCCCATGGGCGCCTGGGCACTCAGACCCcaaaggctgggctggaggcacTCTACACTACAGATGGCACCGCAGCACCGCGCTGTGACAAGGTCCCCAAGCCCAAACAGATGGCATCCTCCTCCCTGTCTCCATCTGCCTCTCCGGACAGCATAGCCAGGCACCACTcggtgctgctgtcccaggggagCGGCAGCTCCCAGAGGGTGCGGACATCCTCCCCAGTCCTGCGCCCGGGCAAGTACGTGGCCATCGACTGTGAGATGGTGGGCACGGGTCCCCAGGGGAAGCTGAGCGAGCTGGCACGGTGCTCCGTCGTGAACTACGAGGGGGATGTCATCTATGACAAGTACGTCCGGCCCGAGCTCCCCATCGTGGACTACCGCACGCGCTGGAGCGGCATCACCAAGCGGCACATGCAGAATGCAATTCCCTTCAaggctgcccaggcagag ATCCAGAAGATCTTGAAAGACAAGATTGTGGTAGGACACGCCATCCACAATGACTTCCAAGCCCTGAAGTACTTCCACCCGAAAGACAGGACTCGAGACACCagccagagccctgagctgaagaagagggcagggctgcctgtaAGAGCCAATGTCTCCCTGAAGAACTTGGCCATGCACCTGCTCCATAAAAAGATCCAG GTTGGCCGCCATGGTCACTCGTCGGTGGAGGATGCTCAGACAGCCATGGAGCTGTACAGACTGGTGGAGGTGGagtgggagaaggagctggcCCACAGCCTGCCCCCCCGGCCCCCCAGCCCTGTTACAGaccctgctgcagacagcagccaGTACCTGGATGACCAGTACTGGCCCACTGAGCTGATGGCAAGCAGCCTGTGA
- the AEN gene encoding apoptosis-enhancing nuclease isoform X2, producing MPPGKGQMIPLLPAPQGTHVPGAGGCAQPPKGPSSPQGRSKKRSRKHQRFMERRAVLEQKGLLSPHGRLGTQTPKAGLEALYTTDGTAAPRCDKVPKPKQMASSSLSPSASPDSIARHHSVLLSQGSGSSQRVRTSSPVLRPGKYVAIDCEMVGTGPQGKLSELARCSVVNYEGDVIYDKYVRPELPIVDYRTRWSGITKRHMQNAIPFKAAQAEIQKILKDKIVVGHAIHNDFQALKYFHPKDRTRDTSQSPELKKRAGLPVRANVSLKNLAMHLLHKKIQVGRHGHSSVEDAQTAMELYRLVEVEWEKELAHSLPPRPPSPVTDPAADSSQYLDDQYWPTELMASSL from the exons ATGCCGCCAGGCAAAGGACAGATGATCCCGCTGCTGCCCGCCCCGCAGGGCACCCATGTCCCCGGCGCGGGGGGCTGCGCTCAGCCCCCGAAGGGTCCCAGCTCGCCGCAGGGTCGCAGCAAGAAGAGGAGCCGCAAGCACCAGCGGTTCATGGAGCGCCGGGCggtgctggagcagaagggGCTGCTGAGCCCCCATGGGCGCCTGGGCACTCAGACCCcaaaggctgggctggaggcacTCTACACTACAGATGGCACCGCAGCACCGCGCTGTGACAAGGTCCCCAAGCCCAAACAGATGGCATCCTCCTCCCTGTCTCCATCTGCCTCTCCGGACAGCATAGCCAGGCACCACTcggtgctgctgtcccaggggagCGGCAGCTCCCAGAGGGTGCGGACATCCTCCCCAGTCCTGCGCCCGGGCAAGTACGTGGCCATCGACTGTGAGATGGTGGGCACGGGTCCCCAGGGGAAGCTGAGCGAGCTGGCACGGTGCTCCGTCGTGAACTACGAGGGGGATGTCATCTATGACAAGTACGTCCGGCCCGAGCTCCCCATCGTGGACTACCGCACGCGCTGGAGCGGCATCACCAAGCGGCACATGCAGAATGCAATTCCCTTCAaggctgcccaggcagag ATCCAGAAGATCTTGAAAGACAAGATTGTGGTAGGACACGCCATCCACAATGACTTCCAAGCCCTGAAGTACTTCCACCCGAAAGACAGGACTCGAGACACCagccagagccctgagctgaagaagagggcagggctgcctgtaAGAGCCAATGTCTCCCTGAAGAACTTGGCCATGCACCTGCTCCATAAAAAGATCCAG GTTGGCCGCCATGGTCACTCGTCGGTGGAGGATGCTCAGACAGCCATGGAGCTGTACAGACTGGTGGAGGTGGagtgggagaaggagctggcCCACAGCCTGCCCCCCCGGCCCCCCAGCCCTGTTACAGaccctgctgcagacagcagccaGTACCTGGATGACCAGTACTGGCCCACTGAGCTGATGGCAAGCAGCCTGTGA